The sequence GATGCAAGCTTAATAGCAAAATATAATAATATATCTAATCCAAATTTATTATATATTGGACAAAAATTAGAAATACCGTATGAATATATAGGATTGAGTTTTAATAATACTGTTGATGTTTCATGGCCAGTTTGGGGTGAAATAACTTCATTATATGGTTGGCGATTACATCCAATATATAATGAAAAAAGATTTCATTCTGGTGTTGATATAGCTTTAAGTGAAGGATTACCAATATTAGCATCTGTATCAGGAAAAGTTGTAGAGGTAAAAAAAGATAGTGGATATGGTATATATATAAAGATAAAATCTGGAAATTATTATTATATATATGCACATATGTCTGAGGCATTAGCCGTTCCAGGGTTAATAGTTAAAAAAGGTGAAATAATTGGAAAGGTTGGATCTACTGGAATATCAACAGGTCCTCATGTTCATTTTGAAGTTAGAACATTAGCAGATAAATCTGTAGATCCTATGGGATTATTACCAGGTTATAAATATGCTCATGTGTCTATAGAAAAGAATTATATGGGTGGTAATTAATAATGAAAAAAATTTTAATAATCTTTTTATTTCTTCTATTATTAACATCATTATTTTCTAAAAATTTATATTTGCAATGGAAAAAAGTTGATAAAAATTATTACATTGAGAAAAACGATACTGTTTTTCTCAATGTTTCTTCTTTAGAAAAATTAGAATATAATATTATGGGTATGTCAGAAAATATGTTTATTATAAAATTTGATGATACATGGTCATCTGTGGTGTTTCCTAAATCAAAGATAGCTATTATTAATTCATCAGAAAGTATAATATTATCCTCAAATGATTTTATATATATTAACGGCACTTATTATGTAAATATAAAAACCTTAGCAACTCTTTCGAATTTAGAATATTTTGAAAATTCTAATGGATATTATTTAAATTATAAGCTTGCAAAATTAAAAAGTATAGATGGATTTTTAATGAATGATAAACTTAGAGTTATTATGGAATTTTCAAAACAACCTGAAAAATATGAAATTTATTCATTAACATCAGTACCAGGTTATTTAATAAAAGTATATGGTGTGGAGATACCTGATGTTTCATTTTCAAAGGATTTTAATAATAGGTTTTTAAGTAGAATAAAGGCAATGCAGCATTCTACAAAGGAAATATGGGTAACAATAATTTTAGGTGGAGAACCAAAAAAATATACAGAGATACTTGAAAATGGTAGGATTATAATAGATATAGAAATGAAAGAAGACTTTACTAAACCTGTTGTTGTTTTGGATCCAGGACATGGCGCATTTGATCCTGGTACATTAGGTTTTTTAGGTACAAAAGAAAAAGATGTATCTCTAAAAGTAGCTTTAAAAACAAAAGAACTATTAAAGAATAAAGATATAAATATATATTTAACTAGAGATACAGATAAATTTGTAGAGTTATACGACAGAGCAAAAATATCAAATGATTTACATGCTGATTTATTTATCAGTATTCATCTAAATTCATATTTAGAAAATAGAAATACTAGAGGTTCTGAAATATATTATTTTTCATTTTCAGATGATGCATATGCAAGAAAAATTGCGAGAAAAGAAAATATAGATAATGAGGATATTATAGAATCTAGAGTGATAGAAAAGAAAAATTCAATACCCGAAAGTAAAGAAATGGCAAGCATTTTACAAAAATATATAAAAGAAAATAAAATACCTTTTAGATCAATAAAGGCAGCTGAATTTGCCGTTTTAGCATATACAAAATGTCCTGCAGTATTATTTGAATTAGAATTTTTATCAAATCCTATTGTAGAGATGAATTTTAAAACAGGTTCATATATTGATTTATTTGCAAAAATAATAGCCAATTCTATTTTAGAGTATTTTGATATAAAGTAAATTTAACAATTTAGTAGCGAAAAATTTTCTTGATTTGTACCTAAACTTATGTTATAATATTTTTTGGAAGTTGTTCCGGCGTAGCTCAACGGTAGAGCGGGTGGCTGTTAACCACTAGGCTGGGGGTTCGAATCCCTCCGCCGGAGCCATAACCAGTCCAGCGGAAGCTGGACTTTTTTATTTTTATTTTTATTGAACTTTAATATATATATTTATAGTCTAATAATATGTATTAAAA is a genomic window of Marinitoga sp. 38H-ov containing:
- a CDS encoding N-acetylmuramoyl-L-alanine amidase is translated as MKKILIIFLFLLLLTSLFSKNLYLQWKKVDKNYYIEKNDTVFLNVSSLEKLEYNIMGMSENMFIIKFDDTWSSVVFPKSKIAIINSSESIILSSNDFIYINGTYYVNIKTLATLSNLEYFENSNGYYLNYKLAKLKSIDGFLMNDKLRVIMEFSKQPEKYEIYSLTSVPGYLIKVYGVEIPDVSFSKDFNNRFLSRIKAMQHSTKEIWVTIILGGEPKKYTEILENGRIIIDIEMKEDFTKPVVVLDPGHGAFDPGTLGFLGTKEKDVSLKVALKTKELLKNKDINIYLTRDTDKFVELYDRAKISNDLHADLFISIHLNSYLENRNTRGSEIYYFSFSDDAYARKIARKENIDNEDIIESRVIEKKNSIPESKEMASILQKYIKENKIPFRSIKAAEFAVLAYTKCPAVLFELEFLSNPIVEMNFKTGSYIDLFAKIIANSILEYFDIK
- a CDS encoding M23 family metallopeptidase, translating into MKTRILFLLVIIISLSVFSVKTFTYTIQSGDSLEKIAKNFNLPLSVIIDYNPEYAYKKYIYPGEKLIIPEKAVFEYYVKSGDSLSYIAKTFFSDASLIAKYNNISNPNLLYIGQKLEIPYEYIGLSFNNTVDVSWPVWGEITSLYGWRLHPIYNEKRFHSGVDIALSEGLPILASVSGKVVEVKKDSGYGIYIKIKSGNYYYIYAHMSEALAVPGLIVKKGEIIGKVGSTGISTGPHVHFEVRTLADKSVDPMGLLPGYKYAHVSIEKNYMGGN